A window of the Sardina pilchardus chromosome 21, fSarPil1.1, whole genome shotgun sequence genome harbors these coding sequences:
- the LOC134068478 gene encoding uncharacterized protein LOC134068478, protein MHLFSILALLLMGYVTTTTGDYSDSYYYRRVCPGQYFSILYMRNYEYLYFTSSIPGSSEKLVGNRTHLFLPSYGFKDYYIFIPEVMKQHEGLYTRSFVDFPRTFLPVAKLILKDCAVRREVPYGENFSLEVPKEASILEFTTSKSTDRRVLWSRINTDNKRGARGTVARDRWEAVKITKADEGRYTLLKENGAEVSSTNLFVAGLNKRLTNEDIERMKFPVPFAEAVLTFIDSSKNKHVLFQNAMMTDKAFLIFGSRICLNLHAEGELVLTIKDLKSSDKGQYEVRDKNKGLAFVLYVYYNSESSNKNPKGAQVKTIVSILGSVMLLLLSLYCLWKRLPPVASPDPVQPIHVHDPIAMPTPAYSPPHQPMPYSEVAGSYSEPSYPYTPAAPWASVGGGGAEEAGTGGGGGAGGAGADIDPNAPSPLLYPAGPQYQFQGWGGGLGDVLTSSALSMDTSTGTSVYNSDKLNF, encoded by the exons ATGCATTTGTTTTCTATTCTCGCCCTTTTACTTATGG GGTATGTGACCACGACTACAGGAGACTACAGTGACA GCTATTATTACAGACGTGTATGCCCTGGCCAATATTTCAGCATTCTATACATGCGCAATTAtgagtatttgtattttacatCAAGTATACCCGGAAGCTCTGAAAAGCTGGTGGGAAACAGAACTCAT CTCTTTCTCCCTTCGTATGGTTTCAAAGATTACTACATATTCATTCCTGAGGTAATGAAACAACATGAGGGACTCTACACTCGGAGTTTTGTAGACTTCCCCCGGACGTTTTTGCCAGTGGCCAAACTCATTCTCAAGG ACTGCGCCGTCCGTAGAGAAGTACCTTATGGCGAGAACTTTAGTCTGGAGGTGCCAAAGGAGGCGTCCATATTGGAGTTCACCACCTCAAAGTCGACTGACCGCAGGGTCCTGTGGAGTCGTATCAACACAGATAACAAGCGCGGAGCCAGGGGGACGGTGGCACGTGATCGCTGGGAGGCCGTCAAGATCACCAAAGCCGATGAAGGCCGCTACACTTTGCTGAAGGAGAACGGAGCCGAGGTCTCCAGCACTAATCTCTTTGTTGCAG GACTCAACAAACGTTTGACCAACGAGGACATCGAGAGAATGAAGTTCCCAGTTCCCTTTGCCGAGGCAGTGCTTACATTTATTGATTCCTCCAAGAATAAGCATGTGCTCTTCCAGAATGCCATGATGACTGATAAGGCATTCCTAATCTTTGGATCTCGGATATGCCTAAACCTGCACGCAGAAGGTGAACTGGTCCTTACTATAAAGGACCTGAAATCAAGTGACAAGGGGCAATATGAGGTCCGCGACAAGAACAAGGGTCTTGCTTTTGTTCTGTATGTCTATTATAACAGTG AATCTTCAAATAAAAATCCAAAAGGTGCCCAGGTAAAAACAATTGTTTCCATTCTCGGTTCAgtgatgttgctgttgttgtcccTCTACTGCTTGTGGAAGAGGCTTCCCCCTGTTGCTTCACCAGACCCCGTGCAGCCCATCCATGTCCAT GATCCCATTGCCATGCCTACACCAGCCTACTCCCCACCACATCAGCCTATG CCTTACTCCGAGGTGGCAGGCAGTTACTCTGAGCCAAGCTATCCATACACTCCTGCTGCTCCTTGG GCTTcagtcggaggaggaggagcagaagaagcaggaacaggaggaggaggaggagcaggaggagctggagcagaCATCGATCCTAATGCTCCTAGTCCACTACTGTACCCAGCTGGGCCCCAGTACCAGTtccaggggtggggtgggggtctgGGTGATGTTCTCACCAGTTCAGCTCTTAGCATGGACACCAGCACTGGCACCAGTGTCTACAACTCAGACAAGCTCAACTTTTGA